The Candidatus Poribacteria bacterium nucleotide sequence ACCGTCAGCAGGCGGCTTAACACCCGCCTTAGCCTTGAAGCCCTGTGTGCAGAGGAGGAACGAGGAGAAAGGAACCGGGAACGAGGAGATAAAAATCCTCGTTCCTCGCTCCTAGTTCCTCGTTCCTTCTTTGACACACTTTCGGTCAACTGCTGAGGGGCTCCTTTGGATTAAGCCGTTGAGCTTCAGTGAGGATTCTATCATATCCCATGCCTCAGAGTCAAATCTGAACGATCATATGGGGTGCATAAGAAATTTAGAGGATTCTCTTGAGCTCCAGGAGTTTCTCATCCTCCAGGACCACTACCACCTTTCTCATGTGCGTATTTCTCCCTGAGCCGCTTTATAAGATCGTTTATCTCCTCCTTCTTCGGGAAGGAGATGGCGTCTTGATCGCAGATCTTACCGCAAGCTACGCATCCGATGACGCACTCATAGGGGTTGACGACGACGGGACGATCCTTTTCCTCATCCCATTCATAGACACCGTGGGGGCAGAAGTTGTAACACTGGCCACATCCTATGCAGAGCTCGTAGTTGATTCTCGGATACCAGGGTATCTCCCGTCTGGGGATGCCAGCATACAGTTTCTCCTCGGACATCCTGTCACCCCTTCATCCCCTCAACCGCCTCAGCCACCTTGCTGAAGGCTTCGTCCGTATCCATGTTGCGCAGGTCCAAGGCGGTCACCTGTCTATCAAAATCGCCCCCTACCTCGGCGAAGGCGTCCTTGAACATCTTCCTCTGCATCTTCGGGTCACATGCCCCTACGACGTATTTGACATCCGGCTTGATGTAATCCCGCCAGAAGGCGTCTCCATCATCCACACAGAGTTGGGGGTGAACGATGGCGTATTCGACCTCAAGCTCCTGCCGGACGCGATTTATCAGTTTCCATAGGTCAAGTTGAGCGAATCCGGGACATTCCCCCGTGCAGATGCACATGACGAATCTGGGCTTGCCGTTCATCTTACTTATCCTCCTTCATCATCGTGTTAATTTGTATGGCGGGTTCCAAGGATGAAACCCGCCTCTTCTATCATTTTCAAGAGTTTATCTCTGTTATTCGCATATCTCTCATCGGAGAAAAGGGGCTTACATCTCTGAACTTCGATCTCCTCTCTGGGGAGCTTAGGCTTCAGCGGTCTCCCTATGGTGAATTCATCGAACAGCCCTTTATCCTTTAAAACCTCGGTGAAAACGTCCAGGAGCTCTTGAACGTGATAGGGACCAGGGGGCGTCCAACCGATACGGCCGCCCGGCTTTAAGACCCGTTTCATCTCCATTACTCCCCTAACCTGATCTTCGAAGAGATGAGGGCCGAAATTACAGATGACCACATCGAAACAGCCATCGGGAAACGGCAGTTCCTCCGCCTTCGCCAACGCAAATCGGATATTATCAGGCGAGTTTAAGTTTCCCAATTTGCGTTTGGCCAGTTCGACCATTTGATCGGCTGGATCAATCCCGATCACACTCCCGCTAGAACCTGCGAATCGTGCGGCAACTAAGGTGCTGATCCCCGTGCCACAGCCCACATCCAGCACCTGCTCGCCCTCACCGATGGAATAGTATCAACAGATCCAATCTGCGAAGGGTTCAAACGTGAAGGCGGCGGAATCATATCCGGATACTATAGCGTTCCAAACTTCCACCGCCGTTTTGGCTCTCATCTCTTTCCCCTTATTAAGGAATCCTTCCAGATGCATATTTACATATGTGAATTTTATCATATTTATAAATCCC carries:
- a CDS encoding ferredoxin family protein, with the protein product MSEEKLYAGIPRREIPWYPRINYELCIGCGQCYNFCPHGVYEWDEEKDRPVVVNPYECVIGCVACGKICDQDAISFPKKEEINDLIKRLREKYAHEKGGSGPGG
- a CDS encoding methyltransferase domain-containing protein — protein: MLDVGCGTGISTLVAARFAGSSGSVIGIDPADQMVELAKRKLGNLNSPDNIRFALAKAEELPFPDGCFDVVICNFGPHLFEDQVRGVMEMKRVLKPGGRIGWTPPGPYHVQELLDVFTEVLKDKGLFDEFTIGRPLKPKLPREEIEVQRCKPLFSDERYANNRDKLLKMIEEAGFILGTRHTN